In the Streptobacillus moniliformis DSM 12112 genome, one interval contains:
- the gpmA gene encoding 2,3-diphosphoglycerate-dependent phosphoglycerate mutase, with protein MKLVLVRHGESEWNLQNRFTGWIDVDLTEKGVQEAKNGGQALKELGYTFDVAFTSFQKRANKTLNYILEEIDQLYLPVYKSWRLNERHYGALQGLNKAETAKQYGEEQVHIWRRSFDVAPPHVELTDEVNYPRFQERYKDIPESECPRGESLKDTIARVLPYWETNISKEIKAGKDVIVVAHGNSLRSLIKYLLNIDDVKILDLNLPTGKPLVFEINENLEIVSAPELF; from the coding sequence ATGAAATTAGTATTAGTACGTCATGGAGAAAGTGAATGGAATTTACAAAATAGATTTACAGGTTGGATAGATGTAGATTTAACTGAAAAAGGGGTTCAAGAAGCTAAAAACGGAGGACAAGCTTTAAAAGAATTAGGATATACTTTTGATGTTGCTTTCACTTCTTTTCAAAAAAGAGCTAACAAAACTCTTAACTATATTTTAGAAGAAATAGATCAACTATATTTACCAGTATATAAATCTTGGAGATTAAATGAAAGACATTATGGTGCTTTACAAGGTTTAAATAAAGCAGAAACTGCTAAACAATACGGTGAAGAACAAGTACATATATGGAGAAGAAGTTTTGATGTAGCACCTCCTCATGTTGAATTAACAGATGAAGTAAACTACCCAAGATTCCAAGAAAGATATAAGGATATACCTGAAAGTGAATGCCCAAGAGGGGAAAGCTTAAAAGATACTATAGCAAGAGTTTTACCATATTGGGAAACAAACATTTCAAAAGAAATTAAAGCAGGTAAAGATGTAATAGTTGTTGCACACGGAAACAGCTTAAGATCATTAATCAAATATTTATTAAACATAGACGATGTTAAAATACTTGATTTAAACCTACCTACTGGAAAACCATTAGTATTTGAAATAAACGAGAATTTAGAAATAGTTTCAGCACCTGAATTATTCTAA
- a CDS encoding alpha/beta hydrolase fold domain-containing protein: MFKGIITISTLFLISCSNIELPENVSGRSKIYSMLSYNLSPKINRDSMYALLTSVGLEIEDYVVPEEFDLRVYDEDNTRIEQYYTKNNLEKKLIIIGNGGSFLNPYKIARRDFYLNFSKKLQGFDVMIVDLHMGFQHRFPIQNKDFLNAYRLALKLGYSHNKITFIGDSSGGNIVTTSTIYLRDNNLPLPAGIFLMSPFLDATNMVESRERNRKKDVLFGNPYNFKNRLKMLENIPYFIAEKDKTNRYISPVYAKNLKGFPKTLIHVSDYEILQDDSVVFYNNLKKSGVDATLVEYPGQLHVFQMLDIREAEDSIDKATKFLNEITRDKKHIKIDKKIIEKIKFEVKTDKYREEEIKEFFKKIDINIDRLIEFEQYNYKTSNRNYLNKK; the protein is encoded by the coding sequence ATGTTTAAAGGTATTATAACTATATCTACCCTATTTTTAATTTCATGCTCTAATATTGAATTACCTGAAAATGTTTCAGGTAGATCTAAAATATATTCTATGTTATCGTATAATTTATCTCCGAAAATAAATAGAGATTCTATGTATGCCTTACTTACATCTGTAGGACTTGAAATAGAAGATTATGTAGTTCCAGAAGAATTTGATCTTAGAGTATATGATGAAGATAATACAAGAATTGAACAGTATTATACTAAAAATAATTTAGAAAAAAAATTAATAATAATTGGTAATGGTGGTTCTTTTTTAAATCCATATAAAATAGCTAGAAGAGATTTTTATTTAAATTTTTCTAAAAAACTTCAAGGTTTTGATGTTATGATAGTAGATCTTCATATGGGATTTCAACATAGATTTCCTATACAGAATAAAGACTTTTTAAATGCCTATAGATTAGCACTTAAATTAGGATATTCTCATAATAAGATAACATTTATTGGAGATAGTTCAGGTGGGAATATAGTTACGACTTCAACTATATATCTAAGAGATAATAATCTTCCTTTACCTGCTGGAATATTTTTAATGTCGCCATTTTTAGATGCAACAAACATGGTTGAAAGTAGAGAAAGAAATAGGAAAAAAGATGTATTATTTGGTAATCCATATAACTTTAAAAATAGACTTAAAATGCTTGAAAACATTCCATATTTTATTGCAGAAAAGGATAAAACAAATAGATATATATCACCAGTATATGCAAAGAATCTAAAAGGATTTCCTAAAACATTAATACATGTATCTGACTATGAAATTTTACAAGATGATTCAGTAGTTTTCTATAATAATTTAAAAAAGAGTGGAGTTGATGCAACTTTAGTTGAATATCCAGGGCAATTACATGTTTTTCAAATGTTGGATATAAGGGAAGCAGAGGATTCTATAGATAAGGCAACAAAATTTTTAAATGAAATAACAAGAGATAAAAAACATATAAAGATTGATAAGAAAATCATAGAAAAGATAAAATTCGAAGTTAAAACAGATAAATATAGGGAAGAAGAAATAAAAGAATTTTTCAAAAAAATAGATATTAATATAGATAGACTTATAGAATTTGAGCAATATAATTACAAGACAAGTAATAGAAATTATTTAAATAAGAAATAA
- the tuf gene encoding elongation factor Tu, which yields MAKQKFERLKPHVNVGTIGHVDHGKTTTTAAISKVLASKGLAQKVDFENIDQAPEERERGITINTAHIEYESEARHYAHVDCPGHADYVKNMITGAAQMDGAILVVSAADGPMPQTREHILLARQVGVPYIVVYLNKVDMVEEEELLELVEMEVRELLSEYGFPGDDIPVVRGSSLGALNGEAKWEEQILELINQVDTYVPTPERPVDQPFLMPIEDVMTITGRGTVVTGRVERGTVKVGEEVEIVGIKDTTKSTVTGIEMFRKLLDSGEAGDNIGALLRGIKKEEVERGQVLSKPGTIKPHTKFRGEIYVLTKEEGGRHTPFFTGYKPQFYFRTTDITGEVNLPEGVEMVMPGDNISVSVELIHPIAIETGLRFSIREGGRTVASGVVADIAE from the coding sequence ATGGCAAAACAAAAATTTGAGAGATTAAAACCACATGTAAATGTAGGGACAATAGGACACGTAGATCACGGTAAGACAACAACGACAGCAGCGATATCAAAAGTACTAGCATCAAAAGGATTAGCACAAAAGGTAGACTTTGAGAACATAGATCAAGCACCAGAAGAAAGAGAAAGAGGAATCACAATAAACACAGCTCATATAGAATATGAATCAGAAGCAAGACACTACGCACACGTAGACTGTCCAGGGCATGCTGACTATGTAAAGAACATGATAACAGGGGCAGCACAAATGGATGGAGCAATCTTAGTAGTATCAGCAGCAGATGGACCAATGCCACAAACAAGAGAACATATATTACTAGCAAGACAAGTAGGAGTACCATACATAGTAGTATACTTAAATAAAGTAGATATGGTAGAAGAAGAAGAGTTATTAGAATTAGTAGAAATGGAAGTAAGAGAATTACTATCAGAATATGGATTCCCAGGAGATGATATACCAGTAGTAAGAGGATCATCATTAGGAGCATTAAATGGAGAAGCAAAATGGGAAGAACAAATACTAGAATTAATTAACCAAGTAGATACATATGTACCAACACCAGAAAGACCAGTAGATCAACCATTCCTAATGCCGATAGAAGATGTTATGACAATAACAGGAAGAGGAACAGTAGTAACAGGAAGAGTAGAAAGAGGGACAGTTAAGGTAGGAGAAGAAGTAGAGATAGTTGGAATAAAAGATACAACAAAATCTACAGTAACAGGAATAGAAATGTTTAGAAAATTATTAGATTCAGGAGAAGCTGGAGATAATATAGGAGCATTATTAAGAGGAATAAAGAAAGAAGAAGTAGAAAGAGGACAAGTATTATCAAAACCTGGTACAATTAAACCTCATACTAAGTTTAGAGGAGAGATATATGTGTTAACTAAAGAAGAAGGAGGAAGACACACACCATTTTTCACAGGATATAAGCCACAATTCTACTTTAGAACTACAGATATAACAGGAGAAGTAAACTTACCAGAGGGAGTAGAGATGGTAATGCCTGGAGATAATATATCAGTATCAGTAGAATTAATACACCCAATAGCAATAGAAACAGGATTAAGATTCTCAATAAGAGAAGGTGGAAGAACAGTAGCATCAGGAGTAGTTGCTGATATTGCTGAATAA
- the pepT gene encoding peptidase T encodes MLERFKKYVKFETRSDEKSTTIPSTPTQYEFAKMLVEDLKKIGLEDIYINDYCFVNATLKSNIEKEVPTIGFISHIDTADFEAKNIRPNVVKNYDGNDIVLNEKLGKILSPKDFPNLKNYIGKTLITTDGTTLLGADDKAGIVEIIEAVKYLKEHPEIKHGTVKIAFGPDEEIGKGADNFNVDEFGADFAYTVDGGEIGELQYESFNAAQITYTIKGVSVHPGTAKDKMINANIIAAELAMMFPRKEVPEHTSGYEGFYLLHNVESRIEMATLTYIIRDFDKQKFIERKLFCEEVARKINEKYGEILTYNMFDQYYNMGDIIKDNMECVHLAEQAMKNLDIKPKIIPIRGGTDGSKISYMGLPTPNIFVGGENFHGEFEFACLEDMMKARDVIIEIVRLNAK; translated from the coding sequence ATGTTAGAAAGATTTAAAAAATATGTTAAATTTGAAACTAGATCTGATGAAAAATCAACAACTATACCTTCTACACCAACTCAATATGAGTTTGCAAAAATGTTGGTTGAGGATTTAAAAAAGATAGGTTTAGAAGATATATATATTAATGATTATTGTTTTGTTAATGCTACATTAAAGTCAAATATAGAAAAAGAAGTACCAACTATCGGCTTTATATCTCATATAGACACTGCTGATTTTGAAGCTAAAAATATTAGACCAAATGTAGTAAAAAACTATGATGGTAATGATATAGTCTTAAATGAAAAATTAGGAAAAATTTTATCACCTAAAGATTTTCCTAATTTAAAAAACTATATAGGGAAAACATTAATTACAACAGATGGAACAACATTACTTGGAGCTGATGATAAAGCGGGTATAGTAGAAATTATTGAGGCAGTTAAGTATTTAAAGGAACATCCTGAAATAAAACATGGAACAGTTAAAATTGCATTTGGACCAGATGAAGAAATAGGAAAGGGTGCAGATAATTTTAATGTAGATGAATTTGGAGCTGACTTTGCATATACAGTAGATGGTGGAGAAATTGGTGAACTTCAATATGAAAGTTTTAATGCAGCTCAAATTACATATACTATAAAAGGGGTTAGTGTTCATCCAGGTACGGCTAAAGATAAAATGATTAATGCTAACATAATAGCAGCAGAACTTGCTATGATGTTTCCTAGAAAAGAAGTACCTGAACATACTTCTGGATATGAGGGATTCTATCTTTTACATAATGTTGAATCAAGAATTGAAATGGCAACTTTAACATATATTATTAGAGATTTTGATAAACAAAAATTTATTGAAAGAAAACTTTTCTGTGAAGAAGTAGCAAGAAAAATTAATGAAAAATATGGAGAAATTTTAACATATAATATGTTTGACCAATACTATAACATGGGAGATATTATTAAAGATAATATGGAATGTGTACATCTTGCAGAACAAGCTATGAAAAATTTAGATATTAAACCTAAAATAATACCTATTCGTGGAGGAACTGATGGGTCTAAAATATCATACATGGGACTTCCTACACCTAATATATTTGTTGGTGGAGAAAATTTCCATGGTGAATTTGAGTTTGCTTGTTTAGAAGATATGATGAAAGCAAGAGATGTCATAATAGAGATAGTGAGATTAAATGCTAAATAA
- the pflB gene encoding formate C-acetyltransferase, producing the protein MEAWRGFKEGNWMKEINISEFIQLNYTEYTGDDSFLEGPTEATTELWNKLKPKLAIEREKGIYNAETKIPSQIDAYGPGYIDKDLEKIVGVQTDEPLKRAIFPNGGLRMVENSLEAFGYKLDPATKDIYSKYRKTHNDGVFSAYTDEIRKARKTGVVTGLPDAYGRGRIIGDYRRVALYGVDFLIEERTKDWNNLTPAEMTEDVIRLREEIFEQVKSLKALKRMAESYGYDISKPASTAQEAIQWTYFAYLAATKDQNGAAMSIGRTSTFLDIFIERDLREGRITEKEAQEMIDHFVMKLRIIRFLRTPEYDALFSGDPVWVTESIGGMTIDGSRSFVTKNSFRILNTLYNLGPAPEPNLTVLWAQDLPLNWKKFCARVSIDTSSLQYENDDLMKPTFGDDYGIACCVSPMTIGRQMQFFGARVNLPKALLYAINGGKDEKQKLQVTPEGMFEPIKGDYLVFDEVWEKYDKVLDWLAQTYVQALNIIHYMHDKYSYESFEMALHDKNIKRTQAFGIAGLSIVADSLAAIKNGKVRIIRDEEGDAVDYVNEGADYVPFGNNDDSTDDFAVNITKIFMNKIRKHKMYRDAIPTQSVLTITSNVVYGKKTGNTPDGRRSGAPFGPGANPMHGRDVNGAVASLASVAKIPFEHANDGISYTFAITPETLGKEDDEKRTNLVGLLDGYFAQTGQHLNVNVFGRDLLEDAMEHPEKYPQLTIRVSGYAVNFVKLTKEQQLDVINRTISTKI; encoded by the coding sequence ATGGAAGCTTGGAGAGGATTTAAAGAAGGTAACTGGATGAAAGAAATCAACATCAGTGAGTTCATCCAATTAAATTACACTGAGTATACTGGAGATGACAGTTTCTTAGAAGGACCAACTGAGGCAACAACAGAATTATGGAACAAATTAAAGCCAAAATTAGCAATTGAAAGAGAAAAAGGTATTTACAATGCAGAAACTAAAATACCATCTCAAATAGATGCTTATGGTCCTGGATATATTGACAAAGATTTAGAAAAAATTGTTGGAGTTCAAACAGATGAACCATTAAAGAGAGCTATCTTCCCTAATGGAGGATTAAGAATGGTTGAAAATTCATTAGAAGCTTTTGGATATAAATTGGATCCTGCGACTAAAGATATTTATTCTAAATATAGAAAAACTCATAATGATGGAGTTTTCTCTGCATATACAGATGAAATAAGAAAAGCAAGAAAAACAGGAGTAGTTACAGGATTACCTGATGCTTATGGAAGAGGACGTATAATAGGAGATTATAGAAGAGTAGCTTTATATGGAGTAGACTTCTTAATTGAGGAAAGAACTAAAGATTGGAACAATCTAACACCTGCTGAAATGACAGAAGATGTTATAAGACTTAGAGAAGAGATTTTTGAACAAGTAAAATCACTTAAAGCATTAAAGAGAATGGCTGAAAGCTATGGTTATGATATTTCTAAACCAGCATCAACAGCACAAGAAGCTATTCAATGGACATATTTTGCTTACCTTGCAGCAACTAAAGATCAAAATGGAGCTGCTATGAGTATAGGAAGAACTTCTACTTTCTTAGATATCTTTATTGAAAGAGATTTAAGAGAAGGAAGAATTACTGAAAAAGAAGCACAAGAAATGATAGATCATTTTGTTATGAAATTAAGAATAATTAGATTCTTAAGAACACCTGAATACGATGCACTATTTTCTGGAGATCCAGTATGGGTAACTGAATCAATAGGTGGTATGACAATTGATGGTTCAAGATCATTTGTAACTAAAAACTCATTTAGAATTTTAAACACATTATATAACTTAGGACCAGCACCAGAACCAAACTTAACAGTATTATGGGCTCAAGATTTACCATTAAACTGGAAGAAATTCTGTGCTAGAGTATCTATAGATACATCTTCTCTGCAATATGAAAATGATGATTTAATGAAACCAACATTTGGAGATGACTATGGTATAGCATGTTGTGTTTCTCCTATGACTATAGGAAGACAAATGCAATTTTTCGGAGCTAGAGTAAACTTACCTAAAGCATTACTTTATGCAATTAATGGTGGTAAAGATGAAAAACAAAAATTACAAGTAACTCCTGAAGGAATGTTTGAACCAATTAAAGGTGATTATTTAGTATTTGATGAAGTTTGGGAAAAATATGATAAAGTATTAGATTGGTTAGCTCAAACTTATGTACAAGCATTAAATATTATTCACTATATGCATGATAAATATTCTTATGAATCATTTGAAATGGCATTACATGATAAAAATATTAAAAGAACTCAAGCATTTGGTATAGCTGGATTATCTATAGTAGCAGATTCATTAGCAGCTATTAAAAATGGTAAAGTAAGAATAATAAGAGATGAAGAAGGAGATGCAGTTGATTATGTTAACGAAGGAGCAGACTATGTTCCATTTGGTAACAATGATGATTCAACAGATGATTTCGCTGTAAATATAACTAAGATCTTCATGAACAAAATTAGAAAACACAAAATGTATAGAGATGCCATACCTACACAATCAGTATTAACAATTACATCAAATGTTGTATACGGTAAGAAAACAGGAAATACACCTGATGGAAGAAGATCAGGAGCACCATTTGGTCCAGGAGCAAACCCTATGCACGGAAGAGATGTTAATGGAGCAGTAGCTTCACTTGCATCAGTTGCTAAAATACCATTTGAACATGCAAATGATGGAATTTCTTATACATTCGCTATAACACCTGAAACTTTAGGTAAAGAAGATGATGAAAAGAGAACTAACTTAGTTGGATTATTAGATGGATATTTTGCACAAACAGGGCAACATTTAAATGTTAATGTATTTGGAAGAGATTTATTAGAAGATGCTATGGAACATCCAGAAAAATATCCTCAATTAACAATAAGAGTATCAGGATATGCAGTTAACTTTGTTAAATTAACTAAAGAACAACAATTAGATGTTATAAACAGAACAATATCTACTAAGATATAA
- a CDS encoding Rid family detoxifying hydrolase has protein sequence MKKIPNAVGPYSAYYVAGDFLYISGQLGINPETNLIEGETAAEQAKQSLENLKAILEINGLTTKDVVKTMVLLDDINDFVSVNEVYAKYFEEPFPARSAFEVGKLPKGGLVEIEAIAYIKK, from the coding sequence ATGAAAAAGATACCTAATGCAGTAGGACCATATTCTGCATACTATGTTGCAGGAGATTTCTTATATATCTCAGGGCAATTAGGAATAAACCCTGAAACTAACCTTATAGAAGGCGAAACGGCTGCTGAGCAAGCAAAGCAATCATTAGAAAATTTAAAAGCAATTTTAGAAATTAATGGATTAACTACTAAAGATGTAGTTAAAACTATGGTTTTATTAGATGATATTAATGATTTTGTTTCTGTAAATGAAGTATATGCAAAATATTTTGAAGAACCATTTCCAGCAAGATCAGCTTTTGAAGTTGGAAAATTACCTAAAGGTGGTTTAGTTGAAATAGAAGCTATAGCATACATTAAAAAATAG